The nucleotide sequence TGCAGTCTCATGCTCCTGAGCATGCACAGCTGGCCTGGGTGCTGAACTGCTACACCCAGATGGGTGAGCTCAACCGCATGACCCAGTTTAAAGACAAATCACAGCGTCATTCGGAAAACATTAATGCCGGTCTGTTTTCTTACCCTGTGCTGATGGCGGCAGATATCCTGCTGTACGGCGCGCATCAGGTACCTGTGGGCAATGACCAGAAGCAGCACCTGGAGCTGGCCCGTGATATCGCGATTCGCTTCAACAACCTGTATGGCGAGACCTTTGTGGTGCCTGAGCCTTACATTCCGCCAGTGGGCGCGCGCGTCATGAGCCTGCAGGATCCGCTGAAGAAGATGTCCAAGTCAGATGACAACCGCAACAATGTGATTGGTCTGCTGGAAGACCCGAAAGCGATCACCAAGAAGATCAAGCGCGCGGTGACCGACTCTGAAGAGCCGCCACGTGTGGTGTTTGATATCGAGAATAAACCTGGGGTGTCGAACCTGATGGGTATCATGTCGGGTGTGACAGGCAAGAGCCTGGCCGATATTGAAGCTGAGTACAGCGATAAGATGTACGGCCATCTGAAGAAAGATACTGCTGAAGCGGTCGTGGCCATGCTGGAGCCGCTACAGGCGCGTTATCACGCATACCGTGAAGATCGCGCTTTCCTGGATCAGGTCATGAAAACCGGTGCCGAGAAAGCCTCTGCGCGTGCTGCCGAGGTGCTGAAGAAGGTCTACCAGGCCGTAGGTTTCGTCGGCCGTCCTTAATCGGAACCCTCATTCAGCGTACAAATGTAAGCAGAAGGCATCACCTTCTGCTTTTTTTGTCCCCGTTTGACGCAAATTCCTCCTGCTTATTTTTAGAGTAAGATCACTAAAATGACGTCACAAGATGCATATGTGTAGTGTTTGTTAAATCTGTCACATTTATGAGATGTATGCCTGTTAAATAATGCATTCCTTTTTAGATATAGCTCTCAGTAAATGTAAAGGATTGCAGACATGTTACGAACCACACTTTTGCCATTGGCTGCTGCGATGGGCTTATTGCCTGCGCAGGCAATGGCCGACACCTTTCGCTGTGACACGCAAACCCTGACCCCGATTTATCAACTGCAGGGAGACGGCCTCAAGAGCCCTGTCATTCCTGACGGCCAGTACACCAGCCCGGATGCCTATTACGTGCGCGGAGTGGTGACGGCCAAAGCGACCAGCCTGTATAAAGGCTTCTTCATCCAGGATCCGCAGGGGGACGCCAACCCGGATACTTCTGACGGTATCTTTGTCTACACTGGTGGCAAGGTGGCCGCGGACGTGCAGCCGGGCATGACGGTGTGCCTCAAAGCCAGAGTCAAAGAGCACTATGAGCTGACGCAGTTACTGGCCGAGCAGGACCAGCTGGTGATTGAAGCCCCGGGCGTTGTACCGGCACCGGTTGCCATTAGCGTCAGAGACGGTGAGCAGCTGGCCGATGCCATGGAGCGCTATGAAGGCATGCGTGTCCGGCTGGTGGCAGACAGCCAGCTGAAAGTGACCCGCAATTTTGGTTTCGATTATGCCTCGTACCGTAACAATATGGTGCTGTCCCACGCTGCGCCGTTAATGAAACCCACCCAGCTCTATGTGGCCGGCAGCGAGCAAGCCAAAGCCCTGGCGGCGGCGAATGATCGCAATCAGCTCTATATTGACACGGATGCCAAAGCACCGGATGGCGTGATGCCTTATTTTCCGGGTCTGGATGCCGAGCAGGGCTATGTTCGGGTCGGCGATACGGTTGTGAACCTTGAAGGGGTGATCGGCTACAGCTACGGCGAATACCGTCTGATCCCGACGAATACGATTTCAGCGGCTGATTTTATTCACCACGATGATCGTACCTTAGCCCCACAGTCGGTGCCGGAGACGCAGCTGAAAGTCGCCAGTTTTAACGTGCTCAACTTCTTCACCAGCGACAGCGATATCGGCGGTCCGCTCAATGCCAGATGTAAAGATCAGGCCGATGCCGATGTAGCCAAGGGCTGTAACCGTGGTGCCAAAACCCTGAGTGATTTCCAGCTGCAGCGCAGCAAGATAGTCAATGCGCTCACTGCCATGGATGCCGATATCGTCGGCATCATGGAAATGGAAAACAACGGCTTTGGTGCTGACAGTGCGCTGGCCAATCTGGTCAGCACGCTGAACCAGCAGTTCAGTGATCCGGCGGATCACTATCGCTTCATCACCATTGAGCAGGCTGACATGCACCAGGAGCAGTTTCTCGGGACAGACGCTATTACTGTGGCGTTGATCTACCGTCCGGCCAAAGCAGAACCGGCTCAGGCGGCTCAGGTGATCCGACTGCCCAAGCAGCAACTGACCGGGACTAATCCGCAAGGCGAGGTCAAAGATCTGGAGGTCTTCCAGCGCGACAGCCTGATGCAGTCCTTTACGGTGAAAGGCGTTCAGGGGGCCAAACCGCTGACTGTGGTGGTGAATCACCTGAAATCCAAAGGCTCAGGTTGCTATGAAGACTGGGTCCGCGGCGAGTTTGACAGCGATCCGGCTGATTTGCAGGGCCACTGTAATGCGTTCCGGGTCTCTGCCGCGATGGTGTTGTCAGATAAACTGAAAAATATCGACGGCGATCTGCTGGTACTGGGCGATATGAATGCCTACGGCAAGGAAGATCCGATCCGTATCCTGACCGACTATGATCCGGTCAGTGCCGAGCGCAAAATCGTGTCGGCGTCCGGCACCTCAGTAGCCGGCAAGGTGCTGCATGAGCAGGGTATCGAAGCGGGCAAAGGACTGGGTCTGGTGAATCTGGCCGACAAAGGCCACGACACGCCGGCTTATTCCTACAGCTACGAGGGCGAGCTGGGCAGCCTGGACCACGCGCTGGCCAATGCATCACTGGCTGAGAAAGTGGCCGGAGTCGAAGAATGGCACATTAATTCGGTCGAAAGTACCTTGTTCGAATACTCAAGCCAGCACACCGGAGATCTGGTGAAATCGACCGGGCCTTATTCGGCCTCAGATCATGATCCCATTGTGGTCAGTCTGCGCTATCCACAGCCGGATAACCGCGGTTTCCAGCTGACCTTCAAAAACAAGAGTCCCCATCCTGTCTATCCGGTGTTCAATCGCTGGTACTGGGACAGCACGCAAACTTGGCTGATGCCGGGCAAGCAGCGCCGCTACCGGGAGGACAATCGCTTCTTAAACCATGTCGGCATTGGTGCCGGCGATCAGGTCAGCCTGAGTCTGCTGGCATACGGGGTGTTCGAAGTACCTTGCAGCTACGCGCCGCTGCGCTTAACCGGCCGCCTGAAAGCTGTGTATAACGGTGACAGCTGTCAGATGAAGCACTGATCCCGCGCTTTTGACGCCAAAAAGGCCGGCAGGAGCCAATCCTGCTTGCCTTTCTCTCTCTCTGTTGCAAAATAGGGCGCCGATTTTGCCAGGGCAGGGATCCTTATGCTGTTGATCATTGATAATTACGACTCTTTTACCTACAACCTGTACCAGTATTTCTGTGAGCTGGGCGCTGAGGTGAAGGTGGTCCGTAATGACGAGATTGATCTGGCGGGGATTACCGCACTGGCGCCTTCCCATCTGGTGATTTCCCCCGGCCCGTGTACCCCGGATGATGCCGGGATCTCGCTGGCGGCGATTGCTCATTTTGCGGGTAAACTGCCGATTCTTGGCGTCTGCCTCGGGCATCAGTCGATGGCGCAGGTCTTTGGTGCCAAAGTGGTGCGCGCCCGGCAAGTCATGCACGGTAAAACCTCTCCGGTGCGACACAACAACCGCAGTGTGTTTTGCGGCCTGAATAATCCCCTGACGGTCACCCGCTATCACTCGCTGGTGGTACAACCCGATACGCTGCCGGACTGTTTCGAAGTGACAGCATGGACAGAAAAAGACGGCAAGCCGGATGAGATCATGGGCAT is from Photobacterium sp. TLY01 and encodes:
- the trpS gene encoding tryptophan--tRNA ligase; this encodes MSKPIVFSGVQPSGELSIGNYMGALRQWEQMQDEYNCHYCVVDLHAITVRQDPAALREATLDALALCLAVGVSPEKSTLFVQSHAPEHAQLAWVLNCYTQMGELNRMTQFKDKSQRHSENINAGLFSYPVLMAADILLYGAHQVPVGNDQKQHLELARDIAIRFNNLYGETFVVPEPYIPPVGARVMSLQDPLKKMSKSDDNRNNVIGLLEDPKAITKKIKRAVTDSEEPPRVVFDIENKPGVSNLMGIMSGVTGKSLADIEAEYSDKMYGHLKKDTAEAVVAMLEPLQARYHAYREDRAFLDQVMKTGAEKASARAAEVLKKVYQAVGFVGRP
- a CDS encoding ExeM/NucH family extracellular endonuclease → MLRTTLLPLAAAMGLLPAQAMADTFRCDTQTLTPIYQLQGDGLKSPVIPDGQYTSPDAYYVRGVVTAKATSLYKGFFIQDPQGDANPDTSDGIFVYTGGKVAADVQPGMTVCLKARVKEHYELTQLLAEQDQLVIEAPGVVPAPVAISVRDGEQLADAMERYEGMRVRLVADSQLKVTRNFGFDYASYRNNMVLSHAAPLMKPTQLYVAGSEQAKALAAANDRNQLYIDTDAKAPDGVMPYFPGLDAEQGYVRVGDTVVNLEGVIGYSYGEYRLIPTNTISAADFIHHDDRTLAPQSVPETQLKVASFNVLNFFTSDSDIGGPLNARCKDQADADVAKGCNRGAKTLSDFQLQRSKIVNALTAMDADIVGIMEMENNGFGADSALANLVSTLNQQFSDPADHYRFITIEQADMHQEQFLGTDAITVALIYRPAKAEPAQAAQVIRLPKQQLTGTNPQGEVKDLEVFQRDSLMQSFTVKGVQGAKPLTVVVNHLKSKGSGCYEDWVRGEFDSDPADLQGHCNAFRVSAAMVLSDKLKNIDGDLLVLGDMNAYGKEDPIRILTDYDPVSAERKIVSASGTSVAGKVLHEQGIEAGKGLGLVNLADKGHDTPAYSYSYEGELGSLDHALANASLAEKVAGVEEWHINSVESTLFEYSSQHTGDLVKSTGPYSASDHDPIVVSLRYPQPDNRGFQLTFKNKSPHPVYPVFNRWYWDSTQTWLMPGKQRRYREDNRFLNHVGIGAGDQVSLSLLAYGVFEVPCSYAPLRLTGRLKAVYNGDSCQMKH
- a CDS encoding aminodeoxychorismate/anthranilate synthase component II, whose translation is MLLIIDNYDSFTYNLYQYFCELGAEVKVVRNDEIDLAGITALAPSHLVISPGPCTPDDAGISLAAIAHFAGKLPILGVCLGHQSMAQVFGAKVVRARQVMHGKTSPVRHNNRSVFCGLNNPLTVTRYHSLVVQPDTLPDCFEVTAWTEKDGKPDEIMGISHRTLPLEGVQFHPESILTEQGHQLLANFLRR